One Mya arenaria isolate MELC-2E11 chromosome 7, ASM2691426v1 genomic window carries:
- the LOC128240921 gene encoding short-chain collagen C4-like codes for MIYGGHVYVHWGRKDCGPGAELLYAGFAAGGHYQHPGGSTDTLCLPEVPVFSDHVTGNDEDRNLMYSVKYGSSSSAFQKMMGGSGSNLHNGDLPCSACQAAGRASHVLVPGRSVCMHGWTLEYSGYLMGSAYAHTSGKELLCVDSDAEVYTGSGSSVGGSYLYFAEVRSGFGGYTSGNELPCVICTR; via the exons ATGATAtatg GTGGTCACGTGTATGTACACTGGGGCCGGAAGGATTGCGGACCGGGAGCAGAGTTGTTGTATGCAg gATTTGCTGCCGGCGGCCACTACCAACATCCGGGTGGCTCCACTGATACGCTCTGTTTACCGGAAGTTCCAGTGTTCTCCGACCACGTGACAGGAAATGACGAAGACCGGAACCTCATGTACAGCGTCAAGTACGGCAGCTCGAGCAGCGCATTCCAGAAAATGATGG GCGGTTCAGGTTCGAACCTTCATAATGGCGACCTTCCATGCAGCGCGTGTCAGGCGGCCGGCCGAGCCTCCCACGTGCTTGTTCCCGGAAGAAGTGTCTGCATGCACGGATGGACTCTCGAGTATTCGG GATACTTAATGGGAAGTGCCTATGCACATACCAGTGGCAAGGAACTACTTTGTGTTGACAGTGACGCGGAGGTTTACACGGGAAGCGGTTCTTCGGTTGGCGGTAGTTATCTCTACTTTGCGGAAGTACGTTCCGGGTTTGGTGGTTACACCAGCGGAAATGAACTTCCCTGTGTTATATGTACCAGATAA
- the LOC128239811 gene encoding uncharacterized protein LOC128239811, with protein sequence MLLKMNPLYVCVVFISLLHQCLTDHSYPLNGRDALKVRFNEFKDVPRTRAEAEAQNFTKVSECLTNHYRGIQYMKDGDVTVIPLYDINGYIAGLQTGLPVGLENGYPSEELKPPFIIDGQHYKLTAYFVNPEIICRRGRSTQQYRMHGTGNDLFIQTGPDPEVDLMEIDEHESETTWVKGLCFPKMGFHYFKDLEVNMRCETFFPVATLYYHGRLQGFVWSFGAILNSSYVSYEYPEPEFFLELMEEVPVCLNSLRRSTLHIYFRSNPETFTCQEMTTPSNARKCPVSDGNVSRVNTGILATIAGIYVFIKLI encoded by the coding sequence atgttattgaaaatgaatCCGCTTTATGTATGTGTAGTTTTCATAAGCTTATTGCATCAATGTTTGACAGACCACTCGTACCCTCTGAACGGAAGGGACGCGCTAAAGGTTCGCTTTAACGAGTTTAAGGACGTCCCAAGGACGCGAGCGGAAGCAGAAGCTCAAAATTTTACGAAGGTATCCGAGTGTTTAACCAATCACTACAGGGGCATTCAATACATGAAGGATGGTGACGTCACAGTAATTCCGCTCTATGACATCAACGGGTACATTGCGGGTCTGCAAACTGGACTTCCGGTCGGACTGGAAAACGGCTATCCATCGGAAGAGCTTAAACCGCCTTTCATAATTGATGGGCAGCACTATAAACTGACGGCGTATTTTGTAAATCCCGAGATCATCTGTCGGCGCGGCCGCTCTACCCAACAATACCGCATGCACGGAACCGGAAATGACTTGTTCATTCAAACTGGACCCGACCCGGAGGTTGATCTAATGGAGATTGATGAACACGAATCCGAGACGACATGGGTGAAGGGGTTGTGCTTTCCCAAGATGGGATTCCATTATTTCAAGGACTTGGAAGTCAATATGCGCTGTGAAACGTTCTTTCCGGTGGCGACGCTATACTACCACGGCCGTTTACAAGGGTTCGTCTGGTCATTCGGAGCCATTCTCAACTCATCGTACGTCAGCTACGAGTATCCTGAACCCGAGTTCTTCTTAGAACTTATGGAGGAAGTTCCCGTATGTTTGAATTCACTGCGCAGGTCCACGCTTCACATCTACTTCCGGAGTAACCCGGAAACGTTCACGTGCCAGGAGATGACAACTCCTTCAAACGCTCGGAAATGTCCCGTTTCTGACGGAAACGTCTCTCGTGTGAACACGGGTATATTGGCGACAATTGCGGGAATCTACGTTTTCATCAAACTCATTTGA